A section of the Methanocella sp. genome encodes:
- the pth2 gene encoding peptidyl-tRNA hydrolase Pth2 — MTEYKQCILVRDDLKLPKGKMAVQVAHASLAAYEWAKPAVQEAWKREGMKKIVLKVDKLEDLFKYKEEARRMDIPTALIQDAGLTTVPPGTITSLGMGPADAMVLDKIVGHLKLM; from the coding sequence ATGACCGAGTATAAGCAGTGCATACTTGTCCGGGACGACTTGAAGCTCCCCAAAGGTAAAATGGCGGTCCAGGTGGCCCACGCGTCCCTGGCCGCGTACGAGTGGGCGAAGCCCGCGGTCCAGGAGGCCTGGAAGCGCGAGGGCATGAAGAAGATCGTCCTCAAGGTCGATAAGCTGGAGGACCTCTTTAAGTATAAGGAAGAGGCCCGCCGGATGGATATACCCACGGCGCTCATCCAGGACGCCGGCCTGACCACCGTACCTCCTGGCACCATCACGTCGCTGGGCATGGGCCCGGCCGACGCCATGGTACTGGATAAGATAGTCGGACACTTGAAACTCATGTAA